In Streptomyces camelliae, the sequence GTCATGAACAGACGCAGGGCAGCAGGCCAGAGGCTGGGGAATTACGCCGGCGTCGGCAGCAGGCATCCGGCTCCAGGTGATCACTACCGCGTCCAACGTCAACGACGTGACCCAGAACCTTGTGCTGATGGACGGCATCCCACCGGTCGCCGGCCGCATGAGACGTCCCCGCACGCGCCCTTCAGGGTGCCAAACGCCGACTCGCCAGCCTTTGCGATGATGAGGTCGCCTGCCCCGTGTCCGGGACCGCCGGCCTCGCAGCATCCGGGACATGGTGATGGTCAGCGAGCCGCCCGCCGAAGCCGCCGACCGCGCTGCTCCTGGGCAACCCTCCGGCGGCACGATGACCAAGAGTGATTGTCAGTGGTGCGTGAGACGGTAGGAGCATCGATCGACCCGAACTTGGGGGGGGAGCTCGTCATGTCCGGAAGCCAGAACTACATCAATCACGTTGCCCTTGTGCTGGATGCCAGTTCGTCCATGTCGCATCTGAGCCGTAAGGTCGTCGAGGTCGCCGACCAGCAGATCGCATATCTTGCCCGCCGATCCAGGGAACTGGACCAGGAAACCCGCGTCACGGTGTACGTCTTCTCCGACAGGGTGGAGTGCGTCATTTACGACAAGGACGTGCTGCGCATGCCGTCGCTGAAGCAGCTGTATCGGGTCGGTGGAATGACGGCTCTGCTGGCAGCCGCGCTGAAGTCGCAGCGGGAGCTGGCGCAGACGGCTCAACTGTACGGCGACCACAGCTTCCTGACGTTCGTACTCACCGACGGGCAGGAGAACGCAAGCCATCGCTGCCCGGATGCCCCTTCCGGGGATCCGCGTGAACTGGTCGAGGCCGTCGCCGGGATGATCGAGGCACAGGAAGACAACTGGACGCTGGCCGTCCTTGTGCCGGACCAGATGGGCAAGCGCGAAGCCATGCAGTGCGGCTTCCCGAAGGACAACATCGCCATCTGGGACGCCACGAGTACCCAGGGTCTGGAGGAGGCCGGGCAGGTTATCCAGCAGGCCACCGAGAAATTCATGGTGGGTCGCACCCGGGGCATCCGGGGATCGCGGGCGGTGTTCTCCACGGGTGCCGAGGCGGTCAACAAGGACACCATCAAGGCGGCCGGCCTCACCCCGGTGAATCCGTCACGGTACGAGCTGATCCCGGTGACTCGTGACGCGGCGATCCGGGACTGGGTCACCGAATGCGGACACACCTACCGTACTGGCGGTGCTTTCTATCAGCTGAGCAAGTCCGAGAAGATCCAGTCGCGGAAACAGATAGCGGTGCTGGAGAAGAAGACGGACCGGGTGTACACCGGGCCCGAGGCCCGAGCCCTGCTCGGCCTGCCGGACGTGGAAGTTCGCGTCAAGCCGGACCACAACGACGACTTCACGATCTTCGTGCAGAGCACCAGCGTGAACCGGAAGCTCGTGCCGAACACGCGGATACTTCTTATGCTCTGACGCCTTGTCAACTCTCTGTTCACGAAGCCTCGTCGGTCCGGCGCTCCGTCGGCGAAAGAGTCGGCGGCTGTGGGCGCGCGTGCGGCACAAGCGTACGTGTTACTGAG encodes:
- a CDS encoding vWA domain-containing protein produces the protein MSGSQNYINHVALVLDASSSMSHLSRKVVEVADQQIAYLARRSRELDQETRVTVYVFSDRVECVIYDKDVLRMPSLKQLYRVGGMTALLAAALKSQRELAQTAQLYGDHSFLTFVLTDGQENASHRCPDAPSGDPRELVEAVAGMIEAQEDNWTLAVLVPDQMGKREAMQCGFPKDNIAIWDATSTQGLEEAGQVIQQATEKFMVGRTRGIRGSRAVFSTGAEAVNKDTIKAAGLTPVNPSRYELIPVTRDAAIRDWVTECGHTYRTGGAFYQLSKSEKIQSRKQIAVLEKKTDRVYTGPEARALLGLPDVEVRVKPDHNDDFTIFVQSTSVNRKLVPNTRILLML